In Streptomyces sp. NBC_00569, a single genomic region encodes these proteins:
- a CDS encoding inorganic diphosphatase, with product MEFDVTIEIPKGSRNKYEVDHETGRIRLDRRLFTSTSYPADYGFVENTLGEDGDPLDALVILEEPTFPGCLIKCRAIGMFRMTDEAGGDDKLLCVPASDPRVEHLRDIHHVSEFDRLEIQHFFEVYKDLEPGKSVEGADWVGRTEAEAEIERSYKRFKDEGGH from the coding sequence GTGGAGTTCGACGTCACGATCGAGATTCCGAAGGGTTCGCGGAACAAGTACGAGGTGGACCACGAGACCGGTCGGATCCGCCTGGACCGTCGACTCTTCACCTCGACCAGTTACCCGGCCGACTACGGATTCGTCGAGAACACGCTCGGTGAGGACGGGGACCCGCTGGACGCGCTGGTCATCCTGGAGGAGCCGACCTTCCCCGGCTGCCTCATCAAGTGCCGCGCCATCGGCATGTTCCGGATGACGGACGAGGCCGGCGGTGACGACAAGCTGCTGTGCGTCCCCGCCTCGGACCCCCGCGTGGAGCACCTGCGCGACATTCACCACGTGTCCGAGTTCGACCGCCTGGAGATCCAGCACTTCTTCGAGGTCTACAAGGACCTGGAGCCCGGCAAGTCCGTCGAGGGCGCCGACTGGGTCGGCCGCACCGAGGCCGAGGCCGAGATCGAGCGGTCCTACAAGCGCTTCAAGGACGAGGGCGGTCACTGA